Proteins encoded in a region of the Zonotrichia albicollis isolate bZonAlb1 chromosome 22, bZonAlb1.hap1, whole genome shotgun sequence genome:
- the PROCA1 gene encoding protein PROCA1 translates to MQGWTQGCREHRSPVGGRSGPGAVRGGRVTGRGFVAGSLPAPAHHPTGCHSNGAGPTAGLSPFPRDVRRERRQRPGSAGPSAPCRAVPSRAGPPRVGGLRCSIRRPHGGERRGAMCAPGLLCRLLLLLLLFFLLLPPAPGAAPPGRPRARRGLTYPGTLWCGAGSNADSYEQLGEHRDTDRCCREHDHCQHVIHPFTARYGYRNLRWHTISHCDCDLRLKQCLRQVNDTASRAVGQAFFNVIQVPCFEFTYREECVEPYLYVWCRAYNTVAVAVPREPVLYEFGGELIDRAARPRGVPLSPPWDHHELPGDHHTGTAPKAGKKERKRKKDKKNKGKGLKKKGSSEKRVRSHPAGPADPWALLPSSNTILSDAPAREGAGREPVPATPSPVPTTSGKRRRKERNRKKRLKSKTEAEPARELQL, encoded by the exons atgcagggatggacacagggatgccGGGAGCATCGTTCTCCCGTCGGGGGCCGCTCCGGGCCGGGGGCTGTGCGGGGCGGGCGCGTCACGGGGCGGGGGTTTGTGGCCGGCTCGTTACCGGCCCCGGCACATCACCCCACCGGCTGCCACAGCAACGGGGCCGGTCCCACGGCAGGGCTGAGCCCTTTCCCGCGGGACgtgcggcgggagcggcggcagcgccccGGCTCTGCGGGACCCTCCGCGCCGTGCCGGGCCGTGCCAAGCCGTGCCGGGCCGCCCCGCGTGGGCGGGCTGCGCTGCTCTATAAGGCGGCCCCACGGCGGAGAGCGGCGCGGTGCCATGTgcgccccggggctgctctgccgcctcctcctcctcctcctcctcttcttcctcctgttGCCGCCTGCGCCCGGAGCGGCCCCGCCGGGacggccccgcgcccgccgcgggcTCACCTACCCCGGGACGCTGTGGTGCGGGGCGGGCAGCAACGCGGACAGCTACGAGCAGCTGG GGGAGCACCGGGACACGGATCGCTGCTGCCGGGAGCACGACCACTGCCAGCACGTCATCCACCCGTTCACGGCGCGCTACGGCTACCGCAACCTGCGCTGGCACACCATCAGCCACTGCGACTGCGACCTCCG GTTGAAGCAGTGCCTGCGGCAGGTGAACGACACGGCCTCGCGCGCGGTGGGCCAGGCCTTCTTCAACGTCATCCAGGTGCCCTGCTTTGAGTTCACCTACAGGGAGGAGTGTGTGGAGCCCTATCTCTATGTCTG GTGCAGGGCGTACAACACGGTGGCCGTGGCGGTGCCCCGAGAGCCGGTGCTGTATGAGTTTGGGGGAGAGCTCATCGACAGGgcagccaggcccaggggagtccccctgagccccccgtGGGATCATCATGAGCTCCCAGGGGATCATCACACCGGGACAGCCCCCAAGGCAGGCaagaaagagaggaagaggaagaaagatAAGAAGAATAAGGGGAAAGGTCTGAAAAAGAAAGGCTCTTCTGAAAAGAGGGTGCGGAGCcatcctgctggccctgctgatccctgggccctgctgccaTCATCCAACACCATCCTGAGCGATGCCCCAGCACGGGAGGGAGCGGGCAGGGAGCCAGTGCCAGCcactccctcccctgtccccaccaccagcgggaagaggaggaggaaggagaggaacaGAAAGAAGAGGCTGAAAAGTAAAACTGAGGCTGAGCCTGCacgagagctgcagctctga
- the SUPT6H gene encoding transcription elongation factor SPT6: protein MSDFVESEAEESEEEYNQDGEVVPRVTKKFVEEDEDDEEEEELNLDDQDEQGNLKGFINDDDDEEEEEEASDSGDSEDDVGHKKRKRTFDDRLEDDDFDLIEENLGVKVKRQKFRRVRKMSDDEDDEAEDYGKEEHEKEAIAEEIFQDGEGEEGGEAVEAPVAPQEEEEEEEEDESDIDDFIVDDDGQPLKKPKWRKKLPGYTDAALQEAQEIFGVDFDYDEFEKYNEYDEEMEEEYEYEDEEAEGETRVRPKKAAKKRVSRRSIFEMYEPSELESSHLTDQDNEIRMTDMPERFQLRSIPVKSAEDDELEEEADWIYRNAFATPTISLQETSDYLDRGQASSFGRKGPSTIQKIKEALNFMRNQHFEVPFIAFYRKEYVEPELHINDLWRVWQWDEKWTQLKIRKQNLTRLFEKMQAYQYEQISADPDKPLADGIRALDTTDMERLKDVQSMDELKDVYNHFLLYYGRDIPKMQNAAKAARKKQKRIREDGEEEEGEGEDAEDDEQKGPELKQASRRDMYTICQAAGLDGLAKKFGLTPEQFGENLRDSYQRHETEQFPAEPLELAKDYVCSQFPSPEAVLEGARYMVALQIAREPLVRQVLRQTFQERAKINITPTKKGKKDIDEAHYAYSFKYMKNKPVKELRDDQFLKMSLAEDEALLTIDISIDMKGVEGYGSDQTYFEEIKQFYYRDEFSHQVQEWNRQRTMAIERSLNQFLYVQMAKELKNKLLVEAKEYVLKACSRKLYNWLKVAAYRPDQQVEEDDDFMDENQGKGIRVLGIAFSSARDHPVFCALVNGEGEVTDFLRLPHFTKRRNAWREEEREKKAQDIETLKKFLLNKKPHVVTIAGENRDAQMLMEDVKRIVHELDQGQQLSSIGVELVDNELAILYMNSKKSENEFRDYPPLLRQAVSLARRIQDPLIEFAQVCSSDEDILCLKLHPLQEHVVKEELLNALYCEFINRVNEVGVDVNRAIAHPHSQALLQYVCGLGPRKGTHLLKILKQNNTRLENRTQLVTMCHMGPKVFINCAGFIKIDTASLGDSTDSYIEVLDGSRVHPETYEWARKMAVDALEYDESAEDANPAGALEEILENPERLKDLDLDAFAEELERQGYGDKHITLYDIRAELSCRYKDLRTPYRSPNTEEVFNMLTKETPETFYIGKMIICNVTGIAHRRPQGESYDQAIRNDETGLWQCPFCQQDNFPELSEVWNHFDSGSCPGQAIGVKTRLDNGVAGFIPTKFLSDKVVKRPEERVKVGMTVHCRIMKIDIEKFSADLTCRTSDLMDKNNEWKLPKDTYYDFDSEAADHKQEEDMKRKQQRTTYIKRVIAHPSFHNISFKQAEKMMETMDQGDVIIRPSSKGENHLTVTWKVNDGIYQHVDVREEGKENAFSLGSMLWINTEEFEDLDEIVARYVQPMASFARDLLNHKYYQDCNGGDKKKLEELLIKTKKEKPTFIPYFISACKDLPGKFLLGYQPRGKPRIEYVTVTPEGFRYRGQVFPTVNGLFRWFKDHYQDPVPGITPSSSSRTRTPASINATPANINLADLTRAVNALPQNMTSQMFSAIAAVTGQGQNPNATPAQWGSSQYGYGGSGGGSSAYHVFTTPAQQPVATPLMTPSYSYTTPSQPITTPQYQLQANTTPQSTQSQSQPSSSSRQRQQPKTNTHAAIDWGKMAEQWLQEKEAERRKQKQRLTPRPSPSPMIESTPMSIAGDATPLLDEMDR, encoded by the exons CAAAAATTCAGGCGAGTGCGAAAAATGTctgatgatgaggatgatgaggcaGAAGATTATGGAAAGGAAGAACACGAGAAGGAAGCCATTGCTGAAGAAATCTTTCAGGATGGTGAAGGCGAGGAAGGAGGGGAAGCTGTGGAAGCTCCTGTTGCTccacaggaggaggaagaggaggaggaggaagatgaatCTG ACATTGATGACTTCATTGTGGATGATGATGGACAACCTCTGAAGAAGCCAAAATGGAGAAAGAAGCTTCCAGGATACACAGATGC tgcTTTGCAAGAAGCCCAGGAAATCTTTGGTGTGGACTTTGACTATGATGAGTTTGAGAAGTACAACGAGTACGAcgaggagatggaggaggagtACGAGTACGAGGATGAGGAGGCGGAAGGGGAGACGCGCGTGCGGCCCAAGAAGGCAGCCAAGAAACGCGTCAGCCGCCGCAGCATCTTCGAGATGTACGAGCCCagtgagctggagagcagccaccTCACGGACCAGGACAACGAGATCCGCATGACAGACATGCCTGAGAGGTTCCAG CTGAGATCCATCCCAGTGAAAAGTGCTGAAGATGATGAGctggaggaagaagctgactgGATTTATAGGAATGCCTTTGCAACTCCCACCATCTCTTTGCAG GAAACTTCTGACTACCTTGACCGTGGACAAGCCAGCAGCTTCGGCCGCAAGGGCCCCAGCACCATCCAGAAGATTAAAGAAGCCCTGAATTTCATGAGAAATCAGCATTTTGAG GTCCCGTTCATTGCCTTCTACAGAAAGGAGTATGTGGAGCCAGAGCTGCACATCAACGACCTGTGGAGGGTCTGGCAGTGGGATGAGAAG TGGACCCAGCTGAAGATCCGCAAGCAGAACCTGACTCGACTGTTTGAGAAGATGCAGGCCTACCAGTATGAGCAGATCTCTGCTGACCCAGACAAGCCCTTGGCTGATGGAATAAGGGCCCTGGATACTACTGACATGGAGAG GCTGAAGGACGTGCAGTCCATGGACGAGCTGAAGGACGTGTACAATCACTTCCTGCTGTACTATGGCAGAGACATCCCCAAGATGCAGAATGCTGCCAAGGCCGCTCGCAAAAAGCAAAAGCGGATCCGGGAGGATggtgaagaagaggaag GTGAAGGGGAAGATGCAGAGGATGATGAGCAGAAGGGGCCTGAGCTGAAGCAGGCTTCCCGAAGGGATATGTACACCATCTGccaggcagctgggctgg aTGGCTTGGCTAAGAAATTTGGTCTGACACCTGAGCAGTTTGGAGAGAATCTCCGAGACAGTTACCAGCGTCACGAGACTGAGCagttccctgcagagcccctggagctggCCAAGGATTATGTGTGTAG TCAATTTCCAAGCCCAGAAGCAGTGCTGGAAGGAGCTCGGTACATGGTGGCTTTGCAGATCGCCAGGGAGCCCCTGGTCAGACAGGTCCTGAGACAAACTTTCCAGGAACGAGCTAAAATCAACATTACACCAACCAAAAAGGGGAAGAAG GATATTGATGAAGCCCACTATGCCTATTCCTTTAAATACATGAAGAACAAGCCTGTGAAGGAGCTGAGAGATGACCAGTTCCTGAAAATGAGCCTGGCAGAGGATGAGGCACTGCTCACCATAGATATCAGCATTGACATGAAAGGAGTGGAGGG TTATGGCAGTGACCAGACATACTTTGAGGAAATCAAGCAGTTCTATTACCGGGACGAGTTCAGTCACCAGGTGCAGGAGTGGAACCGGCAGCGCACCATGGCCATCGAGCGCTCCCTCAACCAGTTCCTCTACGTGCAGATGGCCAAAGAATTAAAGAACAAGCTCTTAGTGGAGGCCAAGGAGTATGTCCTCAAG gcttgcaGCCGCAAACTGTACAACTGGCTGAAGGTTGCTGCATACAGGCCAGACCAGCAGGTGGAGGAAGATGATGATTTCATGGATGAGAACCAAGGGAAGGGGATCCGGGTGCTGGGCATTGCCTTTTCATCAGCCAG GGACCACCCTGTGTTTTGTGCCCTCGTTAATGGAGAGGGTGAGGTGACAGATTTCCTCCGACTGCCACATTTCACAAAGAGAAGGAATGCCTGGCgtgaggaggagagggaaaagaag GCTCAGGATATTGAAACATTGAAAAAATTCCTCCTGAACAAGAAGCCTCACGTGGTGACAATTGCAGGCGAGAACAG GGATGCTCAGATGCTGATGGAGGATGTAAAGAGAATTGTTCATGAGCTGGACCAAGGGCAGCAGCTGTCCTCAATCGGGGTGGAGCTGGTGGACAATGAACTGGCCATCCTCTACATGAACAGCAAGAAGTCTGAG AATGAATTCCGGGATTACCCCCCTCTGCTGCGCCAGGCCGTGTCCCTCGCCCGCCGCATCCAGGACCCCCTCATCGAGTTTGCCCAGGTCTGCAGCTCTGATGAGGATATTCTCTGCCTGAAACTCCACCCTCTGCAG GAGCACGTGGtgaaggaggagctgctgaacGCGCTCTACTGCGAATTCATCAACCGCGTGAACGAGGTGGGGGTGGATGTGAACAGGGCCATTGCTCACCcccacagccaggctctgctgcagtaTGTGTGTGGCCTGGGACCACGCAAGGGCACTCACCTGCTGAAG AtcttaaaacaaaacaacacccGTCTGGAGAACAGGACCCAGTTGGTTACGATGTGTCACATGGGACCCAAAGTGTTTATCAACTGTGCTGGCTTCATCAAAATTGACACAGCATCACTGGGTGATAG CACTGATTCCTACATTGAAGTCTTAGATGGCTCTAGGGTCCATCCTGAAACCTATGAATGGGCCAGGAAGATGGCAGTGGATGCCCTGGAATACGATGAGTCAGCTGAGGATGCaaatcctgcaggagctctggaggAGATCCTGGAAAACCCTGAGCGCCTGAAAGACCTGGATCTCGATGCCTTTGCTGAAGAACTGGAAAGACAG GGCTATGGTGACAAGCACATCACTTTGTATGACATCCGAGCTGAGCTAAGCTGCAGATACAAGGACCTGAGAACCCCGTACCGCTCTCCCAACACAGAGGAGGTCTTCAATATGCTGACCAAAGAAACTCCAGAGACATTTTACATAG GTAAAATGATCATCTGCAATGTGACTGGGATTGCCCACAGGCGCCCACAGGGAGAGAGCTACGACCAGGCGATACGGAATGATGAAACTGGCCTTTGGCAGTGCCCCTTCTGCCAGCAGGACAACTTCCCAGAGCTCAGTGAG GTTTGGAACCATTTTGACAGCGGTTCCTGCCCAGGTCAGGCCATTGGAGTGAAGACACGTCTGGATAATGGCGTTGCTGGCTTCATCCCAACAAAATTTCTTAGTGACAAGGTGGTCAAGAGGCCAGAAGAAAGGGTGAAG GTGGGAATGACCGTCCACTGCCGCATCATGAAGATTGACATTGAGAAGTTCAGTGCAGACCTGACCTGCAGGACCTCAGACCTGATGGACAAGAACAATGAGTGGAAACTGCCCAAAGACACCTACTACGACTTCGACTCCGAGGCAGCAGACCACAAACAAGAAGAAGACATgaaaagaaagcagcagaggaCAA CGTACATCAAGAGGGTAATTGCTCACCCGTCATTCCACAACATCAGCTTCAAGCAAGCAGAGAAGATGATGGAGACCATGGACCAAGGGGATGTGATCATCCGGCCCAGCAGCAAAGGGGAGAACCACCTGACTGTCACCTGGAAGGTCAACGATGGCATCTACCAGCACGTGGATGTCCGGGAGGAGGGCAAGGAGAATGCCTTCAGCCTGGGCTCCATGCTCTGGATCAACACAGAG GAGTTTGAAGACCTGGATGAAATTGTTGCTCGTTATGTCCAGCCAATGGCTTCTTTTGCCAGAGACCTGTTGAACCACAAATACTATCAGGACTGCAATGGTGGAGACAAGAAG AAGCTGGAAGAGCTGCTGATAAAGACCAAGAAAGAGAAGCCAACATTTATTCCATACTTTATTAGTGCCTGTAAAGACCTACCTGGTAAATTCCTCTTGGGATATCAGCCTCGAGGCAAACCAAG gatAGAGTATGTGACAGTGACTCCAGAGGGATTCCGCTACCGGGGCCAAGTCTTCCCTACTGTGAATGGACTTTTCCGATGGTTTAAGGATCATTATCAGGACCCTGTTCCAG GTAtcacccccagcagcagcagtcgGACCAGGACTCCAGCCTCCATTAATGCTACTCCAGCTAACATCAACCTGGCAG ACCTGACACGTGCAGTGAATGCTCTGCCACAGAACATGACCTCCCAGATGTTCAGTGCCATTGCTGCTGTGACAGGCCAGGGACAGAACCCAAATGCCACCCCAGCACAGTGGGGCTCCAGCCAGTACGGCTAcgggggcagcggcggcggcagcagcgcgtACCAC GTGTTCACaactccagcacagcagccagtggccacccCCCTGATGACCCCCAGCTACTCCTACACTACTCCCAGCCAGCCCATCACCACACCCCAGTACCAGCTGCAGGCCAACACCACGCCCCAGTCCACACAGTCCCAGTCGCAGCCCTCatccagctccaggcagaggcagcagccaaa GACCAACACCCACGCTGCCATCGACTGGGGCAAGATGGCCGAGCAGTggctgcaggagaaggaggCTGAGCGGAGGAAACAGAAGCAGAGGTTGACCCCTCGCCCTTCTCCCAGCCCCATGATCGAGAGCACGCCCATGTCCATCGCCGGGGACGCCACGCCTCTCCTGGATGAGATGGATCGATAG